A region of Carassius auratus strain Wakin chromosome 23, ASM336829v1, whole genome shotgun sequence DNA encodes the following proteins:
- the LOC113041271 gene encoding sal-like protein 4 gives MSRRKQSKPQHINSDDPASTQNGILHNGQGEEDGNEAKRRRSEETRVCDKCCAEFFDEAEFLEHERNCTKSQQVVIMKDADGNEVPSEFSQRSPGDFLGDNGDQSTSNSQSKQSADSEEMEEQLMLNQDDPSSQDQNVSGSSEAGYMASSKLQDSNVTLESMAATKVAVTQHSSNSSNQKSPPPQPHQDALLAIPMILEQLVSLQQQQLQQIQLTEQIRLQVAMMTPQSFHSALGAAVDPLKALGAHLSQQLSAAAALIGKRTGSQNLSLEALKQAKLPQSATIPTSLAGGLGSVPLKAELKGLPDLASRLPALLPQSPGVMGLQSPFNTLAASMDSSKKAKNKIPAVSESRNGSGEHMFKHKCKFCGKTFGNDSALQIHLRSHTGERPFKCNICGNRFTTKGNLKVHFQRHKEKYPHIKMNPHPVPEHLDNMPTHSGIPYGMSVPFDESNFTDTKPVQGLPSTSLHPPVLQGFKPSYDVPVGGDLYSQRPSSSGSDGASISSSMFGPEMAGLDQSKDSSDALAGLHHININSLHGENGSGTAKLQQMVDGLETKTNDPNECVICHRVLSCQSSLKMHYRTHTGERPYKCKICGRAFSTKGNLKAHYGVHRANTPLKMQHSCPICHKKFTNAVVLQQHIRMHMGGQIPNTPLPENQFESPEAMDASMTEDKNIDSTGHEESMEEQDLDLDNQEKLNNSTEPQPGAKEDLTFQGPPSMFTGIAALENHMRSLTSALNLQRQSSTASESDSGLKDSPSAAGEMDYKNGRSPAVSESVSFHSSSPIDGPLSNGQSKSPESTNPDDGLQSKTDLDAPQDFGENSGALDLTSSFNPKPIKEEPGLSFSNGEYGSSQLPFMRVPPSLVKLEMQIPPETPMGAHGLYSSQLPQGAATPPATSSSAPRRSTKQHLCNSCGKNFSSASALQIHERTHTGEKPFVCTICGRAFTTKGNLKVHVGTHMWNNTARRGQRLSLDNPMALMAMGAESKMKPDMLPPPKDLIPPPINFDPSMWNQYAAAFTNGLTMKTNEISVIQNGGIPLPGSLAGGPLLGSTGGITKMETSQMGIPGTIAEMEKNGSDSIAKFPHFMEEGRVN, from the exons ATGTCGCGGCGCAAGCAATCCAAACCACAGCATATCAATTCAGACGATCCCGCTTCGACACAAAACG GGATCTTGCACAACGGTCAAGGTGAGGAGGATGGTAATGAGGCTAAGAGACGGCGATCAGAGGAGACGAGGGTTTGTGACAAATGTTGCGCCGAGTTCTTCGATGAGGCTGAGTTTCTCGAACACGAGAGAAATTGCACTAAGAGTCAGCAGGTCGTGATCATGAAAGATGCCGATGGGAATGAAGTGCCCTCCGAGTTCTCCCAGCGTTCTCCGGGTGATTTCCTGGGTGATAATGGGGATCAGTCAACCAGTAATTCCCAATCAAAGCAGAGTGCAGATTCTGAGGAGATGGAGGAACAACTCATGCTGAACCAGGATGACCCTTCAAGTCAAGATCAGAATGTGTCTGGCAGTTCAGAAGCGGGGTACATGGCATCTTCCAAATTACAAGACTCTAATGTGACTCTTGAGTCCATGGCTGCTACTAAAGTTGCTGTAACCCAACACTCGTCCAATTCATCTAATCAGAAGTCTCCACCCCCACAACCACACCAAGATGCCCTTCTTGCAATCCCCATGATCCTGGAACAGCTGGTCAGTCTCCAGCAGCAGCAACTGCAGCAGATTCAGCTAACCGAGCAGATACGCCTCCAAGTGGCCATGATGACGCCTCAGAGTTTCCACTCCGCACTGGGTGCCGCTGTGGATCCACTGAAAGCACTGGGTGCACATCTATCACAGCAGCTTTCGGCCGCAGCTGCCCTCATTGGCAAACGGACGGGCTCTCAGAACTTGTCCTTGGAAGCCTTAAAGCAAGCAAAGCTACCTCAATCAGCCACCATCCCCACATCCCTCGCTGGAGGTTTGGGCTCGGTGCCCTTAAAAGCAGAGTTGAAGGGACTCCCCGATTTAGCTAGTCGGCTTCCAGCGCTCCTTCCTCAATCCCCAGGGGTCATGGGTTTGCAGAGTCCCTTTAATACCCTTGCAGCAAGCATGGATTCATctaaaaaggcaaaaaataagATCCCTGCCGTGTCGGAGTCCAGAAATGGCTCGGGTGAACATATGTTCAAGCACAAATGCAAGTTCTGCGGGAAGACATTTGGAAATGACAGCGCTCTCCAAATCCACTTGCGCTCACACACTGGCGAAAGGccttttaaatgtaacatatgtGGAAACCGTTTCACAACCAAAGGAAACCTCAAAGTGCATTTCCAGAGGCACAAAGAAAAATACCCACACATTAAGATGAATCCCCATCCTGTACCAGAACACCTAGACAACATGCCGACACACAGTGGCATCCCTTATGGCATGTCTGTGCCCTTCGATGAGAGCAATTTTACTGACACCAAACCAGTGCAGGGGCTTCCCTCCACAAGTCTCCATCCACCAGTGCTCCAAGGATTCAAGCCCTCATATGATGTACCAGTAGGTGGGGACCTCTACTCTCAGAGGCCTTCTTCATCTGGCAGCGACGGTGCATCTATTTCTTCTAGCATGTTCGGTCCGGAGATGGCGGGACTGGATCAAAGCAAAGATTCCTCGGATGCGCTGGCTGGATTGCACCACATAAACATTAACAGTCTACATGGCGAAAATGGCTCTGGTACTGCAAAACTTCAGCAGATGGTGGATGGCTTGGAGACGAAGACAAATGACCCTAATGAATGTGTTATTTGCCATAGAGTGCTGAGCTGCCAAAGTTCCCTCAAAATGCATTACCGCACACACACTGGTGAGCGACCTTACAAATGCAAAATTTGTGGCCGGGCTTTCTCCACAAAGGGCAACCTTAAAGCGCATTATGGCGTTCACAGGGCCAACACTCCCCTTAAGATGCAACACTCGTGTCCGATTTGTCATAAGAAGTTCACCAATGCTGTCGTCCTCCAGCAGCATATTCGCATGCACATGGGTGGCCAGATTCCCAACACCCCTCTGCCAGAGAATCAGTTTGAAAGTCCTGAAGCAATGGATGCTAGCATGACTGAGGATAAGAACATTGACTCCACTGGCCATGAAGAAAGTATGGAAGAGCAAGACTTGGATTTGGACAATCAAGAGAAGCTGAACAACTCTACAGAGCCCCAGCCTGGTGCCAAAGAAGATCTGACTTTCCAAGGTCCACCTTCTATGTTTACAGGCATCGCCGCCCTGGAGAACCACATGAGGAGCCTCACCTCTGCACTGAACCTGCAACGGCAAAGCAGCACAGCTTCTGAGAGCGATAGCGGGCTGAAAGATTCTCCTTCAGCGGCTGGAGAAATGGACTACAAGAATGGCCGCAGTCCGGCTGTGTCTGAATCGGTGTCCTTCCACTCTTCGTCCCCAATAGATGGTCCCCTCAGTAACGGACAGTCAAAATCGCCAGAATCCACAAACCCAGATGATGGACTCCAATCCAAAACTGACTTGGATGCACCTCAAGATTTTGGTGAAAACAGTGGCGCACTGGACTTGACTTCGAGTTTTAATCCGAAACCAATCAAAGAGGAGCCAGGCCTGTCCTTCTCCAATGGCGAATATG GTTCTAGTCAATTACCATTCATGAGGGTGCCTCCAAGTCTGGTCAAACTGGAGATGCAGATTCCTCCTGAGACTCCCATGGGTGCTCATGGCCTGTACAGCTCCCAGCTGCCCCAAGGAGCTGCAACCCCTCCTGCGACTTCTTCTAGTGCTCCTCGTCGCTCCACCAAGCAACATCTCTGTAACTCCTGTGGGAAGAACTTTTCATCTGCCAGCGCCCTGCAAATCCATGAACGTACACACACTGGCGAGAAGCCTTTCGTTTGTACAATTTGTGGCAGGGCTTTCACAACCAAGGGAAACCTTAAG GTGCATGTTGGGACCCACATGTGGAATAACACCGCAAGGCGGGGTCAGCGGCTCTCGTTGGATAACCCAATGGCTTTGATGGCCATGGGCGCAGAGTCCAAGATGAAACCAGACATGCTGCCACCCCCAAAGGATTTGATTCCCCCACCGATTAATTTCGACCCGTCGATGTGGAACCAGTACGCCGCTGCCTTCACAAACGGGCTGACCATGAAGACCAATGAGATTTCGGTCATCCAAAATGGCGGCATCCCTCTCCCAGGAAGTCTCGCTGGAGGACCTTTGTTGGGTTCAACTGGGGGAATAACCAAGATGGAGACCTCTCAGATGGGCATCCCTGGCACAATTGCAGAAATGGAAAAGAATGGCTCTGACAGCATAGCAAAGTTTCCACATTTTATGGAGGAGGGTAGAGTGAATTAG